In a single window of the Zea mays cultivar B73 chromosome 5, Zm-B73-REFERENCE-NAM-5.0, whole genome shotgun sequence genome:
- the LOC100501810 gene encoding Cytochrome P450 86A2 — protein MEVSTWVMLVAAAAAYMAWFWRLSRGLSGPRVWPVLGSLPGLVQHAEDMHEWIVGNLRRTGGTYQTCIFAVPGVARRGGLVTVTCDPRNLEHVLKARFDNYPKGPFWHAVFRDLLGDGIFNSDGDTWVAQRKTAALEFTTRTLRTAMSRWVSRSIHLRLLPILDEAATEKTHVDLQDLLLRLTFDNICGLAFGKDPETLAPGLPENAFATAFDRATEATLNRFIFPECLWRCKKWLGLGMESTLARSVAHVDQYLAAVIKARKLELAGNGKCDAPAHDDLLSRFMRKGSYSDESLQHVALNFILAGRDTSSVALSWFFWLVSTHPDVERQIVLELCAALAASRGSHDPALWLASPLTFEELDRLVYLKAALSETLRLYPSVPEDSKHVVADDYLPDGTFVPAGSSVTYSIYSAGRMKTVWGEDCLEFRPERWLSADGTRFEPHDSYRFVAFNAGPRICLGKDLAYLQMKNIAGSVLLRHRLAVARGHRVEQKMSLTLFMKHGLRMEVHPRDLAPVIDELRGAGAARPAMAPCCA, from the coding sequence ATGGAGGTGAGCACGTGGGTGATGCTGGTGGCGGCCGCCGCCGCGTACATGGCGTGGTTCTGGCGGCTGTCGCGGGGGCTCAGCGGGCCGCGGGTGTGGCCGGTGCTCGGCAGCCTGCCGGGGCTGGTGCAGCACGCCGAGGACATGCACGAGTGGATCGTGGGCAACCTGCGCCGCACGGGAGGCACCTACCAGACCTGCATCTTCGCGGTGCCCGGGGTGGCGCGCCGCGGCGGGCTGGTCACGGTCACGTGCGACCCTCGCAACCTGGAGCACGTCCTCAAGGCGCGCTTCGACAACTACCCCAAGGGCCCCTTCTGgcacgccgtcttccgggacctgctCGGCGACGGCATCTTCAACTCCGACGGCGACACGTGGGTGGCGCAGCGCAAGACGGCCGCGCTCGAGTTCACCACGCGCACGCTCCGCACGGCCATGTCCCGCTGGGTGTCGCGCTCCATCCACCTCAGGCTGCTGCCCATCCTGGACGAGGCGGCCACCGAGAAGACGCACGTCGACCTCCAggacctcctcctccgcctcacCTTCGACAACATCTGCGGCCTCGCGTTCGGCAAGGACCCCGAGACGCTCGCGCCGGGCCTGCCGGAGAACGCATTCGCCACGGCGTTCGACCGCGCCACGGAGGCGACGCTCAACCGGTTCATATTCCCCGAGTGCCTGTGGCGGTGCAAGAAGTGGCTGGGCCTCGGCATGGAGAGCACGCTGGCCCGCAGCGTCGCGCACGTGGACCAGTACCTCGCCGCCGTCATCAAGGCGCGCAAGCTTGAGCTCGCCGGCAACGGCAAGTGCGACGCGCCGGCGCACGACGACCTGCTGTCTCGGTTCATGCGCAAGGGCTCCTATTCGGACGAGTCGCTGCAGCACGTGGCGCTCAACTTCATCCTCGCCGGCCGCGACACCTCCTCCGTGGCGCTCTCCTGGTTCTTCTGGCTCGTGTCCACGCACCCGGACGTGGAGCGCCAGATCGTACTCGAGCTGTGCGCCGCGCTCGCCGCGTCCCGCGGCTCCCACGACCCGGCATTGTGGCTGGCGTCGCCACTCACGTTCGAGGAGCTGGACCGCCTGGTCTACCTCAAGGCGGCGCTCTCGGAGACCCTGCGCCTGTACCCGTCCGTTCCCGAGGACTCCAAGCACGTCGTGGCCGACGACTACCTCCCCGACGGCACGTTCGTCCCGGCGGGGTCGTCGGTGACCTACTCCATCTACTCGGCCGGGCGCATGAAGACGGTGTGGGGGGAGGACTGCCTCGAGTTCCGCCCCGAGCGGTGGTTGTCCGCCGACGGCACCCGGTTCGAGCCGCACGACTCGTACCGGTTCGTGGCGTTCAACGCCGGGCCGAGGATCTGCCTCGGTAAGGACCTCGCGTACCTGCAGATGAAGAACATCGCCGGCAGCGTGCTCCTGCGCCACCGCCTGGCCGTCGCGCGGGGCCACCGCGTGGAGCAGAAGATGTCACTGACGCTGTTCATGAAGCACGGGCTCCGGATGGAGGTGCACCCGCGCGACCTGGCCCCGGTCATCGATGAGCTCCGTGGCGCGGGCGCGGCAAGGCCGGCCATGGCGCCATGCTGCGCGTAG
- the LOC100272832 gene encoding uncharacterized protein isoform X1 — MASSARDIMFRPLKTLTISPALASGVIRQRYQLQQHAPVSGTSKGKAKLKAGQPLKRSTIGAKKGAPSAAGGGGGRGRREAIERIIQISESCLNASTPLRHLPLKERLREAKREELGLVSKERQRELDIAKAKSKAKSKGPGGDDGDRVLMGPPGLDYISLGLVDEEAIPKYELTVEDGRRLAKEYSRVLMRRHRARQTAESMLLTLKKEAIDALPEKLRAAAMVPDMTPFPANRYMATLTPPIEGYIEKVREAAKKHSVKEKLR; from the coding sequence ATGGCTTCAAGTGCACGGGACATTATGTTTCGGCCTCTCAAAACATTAACTATAAGCCCGGCACTGGCATCTGGTGTGATCAGACAGCGTTACCAGCTTCAACAGCATGCACCAGTGAGTGGCACATCCAAAGGAAAGGCTAAGCTCAAAGCAGGTCAGCCTTTGAAGCGTTCCACCATTGGAGCAAAGAAAGGGGCACCTTCCGCTGCTGGTGGCGGCGGTGGTCGTGGTCGTCGTGAGGCCATTGAGCGCATTATTCAGATTTCCGAGTCATGTCTCAATGCATCTACTCCGTTGCGGCACTTGCCCCTCAAGGAGCGTCTTCGTGAGGCCAAACGTGAGGAACTGGGTCTTGTCTCCAAGGAGAGGCAACGAGAGCTTGATATAGCCAAAGCCAAATCTAAAGCCAAATCTAAAGGTCCTGGTGGAGATGATGGAGACCGTGTGCTTATGGGTCCACCGGGCCTTGACTATATCAGTCTTGGGCTAGTTGATGAGGAGGCAATCCCCAAGTATGAACTCACAGTCGAGGATGGTCGGCGACTTGCTAAAGAATACAGTCGTGTACTAATGCGGCGGCACCGTGCAAGGCAAACAGCAGAGTCAATGCTTCTAACCCTAAAAAAGGAGGCCATTGATGCTCTCCCTGAGAAGCTACGAGCTGCTGCTATGGTACCTGACATGACACCGTTCCCTGCAAACCGGTACATGGCGACACTCACACCACCAATTGAAGGATATATTGAAAAAGTGCGGGAAGCGGCCAAGAAGCACTCTGTGAAGGAGAAACTTCGCTGA